A region from the Caldicellulosiruptor naganoensis genome encodes:
- a CDS encoding bacteriohemerythrin, giving the protein MPQIEWLDQYSVGVESIDNQHKELFERINKLLDACSQGEGKKVLPEVLDFLGDYVVFHFSTEEKYMKEYLYPDYSAHKKEHDNFVETYKKFRSEIEKEGAGVAAVIKTNRLVVDWFKNHILGTDRKLVVF; this is encoded by the coding sequence ATGCCACAAATTGAATGGCTTGACCAGTACTCTGTGGGTGTTGAGTCAATAGACAATCAGCACAAAGAGTTATTTGAGAGGATAAATAAGCTACTTGATGCATGTAGCCAGGGTGAGGGCAAGAAAGTATTGCCAGAGGTTTTGGATTTTTTGGGTGATTATGTTGTGTTTCATTTTTCAACAGAAGAGAAGTACATGAAAGAGTACCTGTATCCTGATTATTCTGCTCACAAAAAAGAACACGACAACTTTGTTGAGACTTACAAAAAGTTCAGAAGTGAGATAGAAAAAGAAGGAGCAGGTGTTGCAGCTGTTATAAAGACAAACAGACTTGTTGTTGACTGGTTCAAAAATCATATACTTGGAACAGATAGAAAGCTTGTAGTTTTCTGA